TGACTCCACTCTCTTCATTACTTATTGAATGCCGATGTTAAACTTTCTCATATAAGTTGCAATTTTATGTTTTGCCAAATTCATGGTTTTCCTAATTCTGTTCCGTATTTTTGACAGATTTTTATAGTTATTTATTATGTACTATCAATTATACTAAATGTTTCAATGTAGTTGGATAAAGCATAGTAGAAGGTTGGATGGAGAATGTGGCTTTGTATTGGATGCTGATTGCACTGGCTGTAACTGTTATACCAGAACTTGGTAGTTCTTTGAAAGATTTGGGCTCCATTGGATGCGAGACGTCATTGGAAAATATCATCGAAAAACGAAATATCAAAACTTCTGACATCGTCTTTGAATGTCCCGGTTCATGCCTTGGACCAATGTGCCGAGTCACAGGCTCGAATCCATATCATGAATCATCTAGCTTGTGTTGTGCGGCACTTCATTCTGGTATTTTTGCTAACAAGGATGGTGGGCGTGTGGCTATACATATTAGTCGtcaaatgaataataatatatttcatggaTCTACATGTAATGGTGTAAAATCTCAAATGAGATTAAGGACTACGTTTGTATggtttcaaattgaaaattcaaCGCTATGCTTCACTACTCCAGTGCTTCCAGTAACGACAACAATGATTATGCCTTCGACTACCAAAGTTGGGGATGAATCCTCGATTTCTACCTCATCGCAATCTGGTACAGTAAGTTCAAAAAGTACATATCATGGCGATAATCGGGTTATTACTAAACAAAATTCAGTATCTAATACGACAAATGGAGTTCAATTTAAATTAGAAGATAAAACGAACGAAATATCAACAATAGATCATTTTGAGACACATATGATAAACACGACAGTTTTTAATTCTGTCTTAAGCAATAATGACCAACAATATAGTCTTGGTTCAAGTTCTCTTGCGGAAATGATTGGAATAATAATCGGAGTATTTGTTGCTGGTTCATTATCTACTTTTTTACTTATTCGCGTTTGGAAAGTTAGAAGAAAGATCCGCAAACAATGGCAGAATCAAAACAGTTCAATTGATCGGGATAATTGTGTTTGCTATTATAATTTAAACTCTTCAAGACAGGGTTTATTACATGACCCTGAAACGTGTGAACGTCCATGTTCAATTCGAAAACCGATTCTTGATGTTGGAGTACCTCATACAGCAGATGAGCAAAGAGATTCTGATCAAAGACAAACTCCTTCCAATTGTGTGGAAGTTGTCAATGAAGACCAATGTGGTCTGTCATGCAGTGGGACATGCAATTCTGAAAGTTATGATTTTTAGCATTCCTATAGGTGTTATATCAATTCATAGAAATTCTACTATTtattataattcaaaatattttgtgccAAAACTTTGAAATTCCTATTTAATTGTTCTCTTATTTGTATGgtacaatttttaatttattataaaatttttaggCTGCCAAAAACTAACTGTAATTACTTTGAATTTTAATCTCAGATCCTAGAATGAATTACCATAAATGCGCTCAGCTAGTTTTTTTTAATAGGccctataatatttttttaaacatttgaaaTAGGCAATGGCCTAGTGGTTTAGGCGTCAGGCTTAACTATAAAGTCATCgaaggttcaaatcccatgtcgTCCACCACACACAacgtgtaataaattgggcagACGATGTCGAACGGAGAAGATTCTAGTCATTCCAAAATAAAGTAGTTTCTACATAACAGTAACGTATAGTAAACTTTTTTCTAATTCAGCTATCCACTTTTTATCTACAATTACATTAGAGATACAGGCTGATCCTTTTTTACGTTTTTACAATATTCTTGTTTATAGTGGGTAAATCCGccaaaaaattaaattcgtacataatatatatttccaaaatCTTTTTTTGACCATTTGAATGTTCCAACTCACTTTTAAGTACCATAGTTCAATGATCCCACTTGCTCAACAATATTACGATTTTTGAAGTCATATTTGTACTATAGATGTTTGTGAATTCAGGTCTTGTTTATTTTGGCTCATTCAGACAGTGAAATTATATCATCACCCTTTATAATTTATGAgccttttttttataaatatgtcAGATGTTTATGAAGTTCCACATTGTGTCTGAATACTGTCTATTTATTGtaatatacaatattttatacaGGCTGATGTAtattagtgtatgtattatcgGTATATAATATTTACTGAACAACTTAGTAATTAGGATAATTAAATGAAGGATATTTTATAATTGAATTGGTTATCCTAATTAATGAAAAGTTTTTGgctaattcaaaataattcatcttttaattaatcatatgcTATGCTAATATCCATATGCCATCATTTTATGCAAtccaaaattttgaacaaatttttttgttgcagAAAGAAATTTTCTGCTGGAGTAATTGAACCATGACAAAAGTGGTAattatctaataagttatcgcCATGCCATTTGTTATTTTTACAAAGCTCGTTAATTAAGTCTACAAGGCCAAAAATGTAAAACATGATAGTAAAGTAACATACACAGTAATGGACCATAGTCATTAAATGCCTATTTGGTGGGATAATTATGCCCAATGCTCATctcattttttgtatatattttggtGTATTCTGATGTGTTGATATTACTAAAAGTTGTGAAGAGATTCTGTTTGGGATTATGCTGCCTAACGTACTAAAGCAACAccatcaaattattttttatttattgcattAATTTATCAATTCATTAAACCAAAATATGTGTCTGCAAGTAATCAGTTTTTATGTTTcgtataaatttttattaaactttATTCGTTTTAAATGAGTTTTGAtacttatataatatatacatgaCATTATACAAATATTCTGGTGCGTCCCTAAGAAATTCATTATACAGTTTTAATAAAGattaaaattattctaaaaacTTTCTGTAAATATTGTCATTTGCCTCTGGCATTGCAGTCTTTCTGTTTTGTTATTTGCGTTTCTTGACATTTGCATGCATAATGTATATGGTTCAATTTGCCTGCCTGTCTACAATAtttgggatttttttttttttgaagaattcTGTGTATTTAAGAGTTCTCAATATCTTTTTTGTAGTGTCAATTGACAAACCACTCTGCAGCGAAAATTTGGCACAAATTCTTaaaattttagtaaaataaTCTTGAATCGTAGATATACAGCATATAAGGGAATTGCTTGAGGTCAGCTTTAGTAATAGCTAAATACATTTAAGCTCATCCTTTTCTTTTTATTGAACAATGGTGAATGAGCTTTTTGTCTTGTGTTTTCCGTATTGGTAAACATTGACTCATATAATATCGTAGTTGTTGCAGCCAGGTTTTGACTGGTTTAACACTTTTTTAATCTAGTGTGCCTTGCttttaaaacagtaaaaatatgTAATTATTGAATAAGATATTCTAAAAATGGATGGATCTGGCAAGTCTGATTGGAGAAAGAATTCTGATGATTCCGGAATTTTAAAAACTGCTGAGTTTTCGAGTCAAACTTTCACTTCCTCGTCCACCAACTCAAAAAGCAGTGAATTCTGTCCGTATTCAATACGTGAAAGTCAGTTATCCATGGAATACAGATATGATGTGCTTTTAATTTATGATCCAGATGAAAACAGCTATTATCTAGATAAGTTAATGGAGTATTTAAAACCTCAAAACTTAGAAATTTTCGACTTTACGCGAGATGCTCCTCCCGGATTACCACAAAGGAAAGTTCTACAAAGTGCATTGAAAGTATGTAGGTATACCTGTATTGTTATCACAAAGAAATTCATCTCAAATTTCTGGCTTCAGCTAAGAACTGACATGTCAATACAGGATATGCTTGACAACGAAGAAAAAATGTATTCTGTCATTGTTGTCGTCATGGATAGCGAAGTGAAAAAAGCAGATTTGCCGTTAGATTTGGCTACAATATCGCCTCTGTTCTTCTCTGAAAAATTTTTTGAGAATCGTATCAAACTTGCTTTCAGTAAATCGATTCCATTTCCATCTACACAACATTCTTCACAACAAAAAAGCATAGCGGACAAAGAAAATCTGGGAAGTGAATACAGTCATGCAGAAACTGCTCGTTTTGATTCTAATGGAATTAATGTTGAAAATTCTAAACATATCAAGCACACAGAAATAAAAGATCAGCTCAAAAATAGGTCTCCTTGCGAGCATGGAGATGGTACTTTTGTAATGCCACCATCA
The genomic region above belongs to Styela clava chromosome 13, kaStyClav1.hap1.2, whole genome shotgun sequence and contains:
- the LOC120332860 gene encoding uncharacterized protein LOC120332860, with product MENVALYWMLIALAVTVIPELGSSLKDLGSIGCETSLENIIEKRNIKTSDIVFECPGSCLGPMCRVTGSNPYHESSSLCCAALHSGIFANKDGGRVAIHISRQMNNNIFHGSTCNGVKSQMRLRTTFVWFQIENSTLCFTTPVLPVTTTMIMPSTTKVGDESSISTSSQSGTVSSKSTYHGDNRVITKQNSVSNTTNGVQFKLEDKTNEISTIDHFETHMINTTVFNSVLSNNDQQYSLGSSSLAEMIGIIIGVFVAGSLSTFLLIRVWKVRRKIRKQWQNQNSSIDRDNCVCYYNLNSSRQGLLHDPETCERPCSIRKPILDVGVPHTADEQRDSDQRQTPSNCVEVVNEDQCGLSCSGTCNSESYDF